The genomic region GAAGCCCGCCTTCGGCGGCGACCGACGCGCGATGCCGCTCTTCAGTAAATCTTCCGCTTCGAAAATGAAGCACCCAGCACGTTGAACGTGTTCTCCACGATGAACAGCGCGTGATCGTCATTGGTGAAGACGATCTCCTCCAGCTTTTTGAGCTGCACGTTGTTGACCACGGTCATGAGGATGTCCTTCTCGCGGCCCGAATACGCTCCGTAGCCCTTTATGTACGTCGCGCCCTGGCGCAGCTTGTCCATGATGTCGCGGGCGATCTCGCGGTTCTTGTCCGAGACGATGAACACGCTCTTGCGCTGGGAGAACATGGACAGCACGTATTCCACACCCACGCTGGTGATGAAGACCATGATGAGCGAGGCGATGACCAGGTCCACAGGCAGAGCCGTCAGGGCGAAGGCGAACAGGATCAGGTTGTAGGCGAAATAGAGCTTGCCGATGCCGATGTTGTAGCGCTGGAAGAGCAGCACGGCGATGACGTCCAGGCCGCCGTTGGAGCCGAGCGAGCGCAGCACCAGGCCCGCGCCCATGCCGACCAGTGCGCCGGAGG from Dehalobacter sp. harbors:
- a CDS encoding YitT family protein; this encodes SGALVGMGAGLVLRSLGSNGGLDVIAVLLFQRYNIGIGKLYFAYNLILFAFALTALPVDLVIASLIMVFITSVGVEYVLSMFSQRKSVFIVSDKNREIARDIMDKLRQGATYIKGYGAYSGREKDILMTVVNNVQLKKLEEIVFTNDDHALFIVENTFNVLGASFSKRKIY